A single region of the Nocardioides aquaticus genome encodes:
- the nirD gene encoding nitrite reductase small subunit NirD, translated as MTGGTAVPDGWVPVCRIEQIRRETGVAAWVHGEAVAVFRTHDDQVHALGNHDPRTGASVLARGIVGSRGDEPFVASPLHKEPFGLRDGVCLDDPTVRTPSFEARVVDGVVEVGARRLVPAVAEVP; from the coding sequence GTGACGGGCGGCACGGCCGTGCCGGACGGTTGGGTGCCGGTCTGCCGGATCGAGCAGATCCGTCGGGAGACCGGCGTCGCGGCGTGGGTCCACGGCGAGGCCGTGGCCGTCTTCCGCACCCACGACGACCAGGTGCACGCCCTGGGCAACCACGACCCGCGTACGGGCGCCTCGGTCCTCGCCCGGGGCATCGTCGGAAGCCGCGGGGACGAGCCGTTCGTCGCCTCGCCGCTGCACAAGGAACCGTTCGGGCTGCGCGACGGGGTCTGCCTCGACGACCCGACGGTGCGGACGCCGTCCTTCGAGGCGCGCGTGGTCGACGGGGTCGTCGAGGTCGGCGCCCGGCGGCTCGTGCCCGCGGTGGCGGAGGTGCCGTGA
- the nirB gene encoding nitrite reductase large subunit NirB yields MDQRQRLVVVGHGMVGHRLVQAAVERGLTATHDVVVLGEETRAAYDRVALTSYFGADGPDALSLLPGGVYDDPAVTLRLATTVTGLDRQERTVTLGDGEVLGYDQLVLATGAAPFVPPVPGHDRDGCFVYRTIDDLDAIREASLTATGGVVVGGGLLGLEAANALVQLGLRTHVVEMAPRLMPVQLDAAAGSTLVRHVEQLGVTVHAGVRTEAVEAGPDGTGVGGLRLAGAGDEPGPLVEAEVVVFSAGIRPRDQLARASGLEVAERGGVVVDEQCRTSDPRIWAVGECAAPGGRMYGLVAPGYAMAEVVVDALLGGAGRFLGADMSTKLKLLGVDVASFGDAFATTEGALELVFSDAVAGTYKKLVVTEDGTRLLGGILVGDAAAYGVLRPMVASGIALPENPEDLILPGRGVPATGVGALPEEAQVCSCNDVSKGEIVGAVRDGVTGPDGEPHRCEDVADVKRCTGAGTTCGSCVGTVKALVEDHLASVGKEVDRSLCEHFALSRQDVFDLVVVHDYRTFDALVEAHGSGRGCDVCKPVVASVLASRFHGHVLEGATGSLQDTNDAFLANIQRNGTYSVMPRIAGGEVTPEKLIVLGEVARDFGLYTKITGGQRIDLFGARVEQLPVIWRRLVDAGFESGHAYGKSLRTVKSCVGSTWCRYGVQDSTSMAIALELRYRGLRSPHKIKGGVSGCARECAEARSKDFGVIATEKGWNLYVGGNGGATPVHARLLAGDLDDETLVRYLDRYLMYYIRTADRLQRTAPWVESLDGGLDRVRAVVVDDELGLGAELEADMAEHVDAYFDEWKATLEDPEKLARFVSFVNAPDLPDPSISFDVERDQVRPRDPAAAAAGPVDLGATIPVGVR; encoded by the coding sequence ATGGATCAGCGTCAGCGCCTGGTGGTCGTCGGCCACGGGATGGTCGGCCACCGGCTCGTCCAGGCCGCCGTCGAGCGGGGCCTCACCGCCACCCACGACGTCGTCGTGCTCGGCGAGGAGACCCGCGCCGCCTACGACCGCGTCGCCCTGACCTCCTACTTCGGCGCCGACGGGCCCGACGCGCTGTCGCTGCTTCCCGGCGGCGTCTACGACGACCCCGCCGTGACGCTGCGGCTGGCCACCACCGTCACCGGGCTCGACCGGCAGGAGCGCACGGTGACCCTCGGCGACGGCGAGGTGCTCGGTTACGACCAGCTCGTGCTGGCCACCGGGGCGGCGCCCTTCGTGCCGCCCGTGCCCGGCCACGACCGCGACGGCTGCTTCGTCTACCGCACCATCGACGACCTCGACGCGATCCGCGAGGCCTCGCTGACCGCGACCGGCGGGGTCGTGGTCGGCGGTGGGCTGCTCGGCCTCGAGGCGGCCAACGCCCTGGTCCAGCTCGGGCTGCGCACCCACGTCGTCGAGATGGCGCCGCGGCTGATGCCGGTCCAGCTCGACGCCGCCGCCGGCAGCACCCTGGTACGCCACGTCGAGCAGCTCGGCGTCACCGTGCACGCCGGGGTGCGCACCGAGGCCGTCGAGGCCGGCCCCGACGGCACCGGCGTGGGTGGGCTGCGGCTGGCGGGCGCCGGCGACGAGCCGGGCCCGCTGGTCGAGGCCGAGGTCGTCGTGTTCTCGGCCGGCATCCGGCCGCGCGACCAGCTGGCCCGCGCCAGTGGCCTCGAGGTGGCCGAGCGCGGCGGCGTCGTGGTCGACGAGCAGTGCCGCACCAGCGACCCCCGGATCTGGGCGGTGGGCGAGTGCGCGGCACCGGGCGGTCGGATGTACGGCCTGGTCGCCCCCGGTTACGCCATGGCCGAGGTCGTCGTGGACGCGCTGCTCGGCGGTGCCGGGCGGTTCCTCGGCGCCGACATGTCGACCAAGCTGAAGCTGCTGGGCGTCGACGTGGCGTCGTTCGGCGACGCGTTCGCCACGACCGAGGGCGCGCTCGAGCTGGTCTTCTCCGACGCGGTCGCCGGGACGTACAAGAAGCTGGTGGTGACCGAGGACGGCACCCGCCTGCTCGGTGGGATCCTGGTCGGGGACGCCGCGGCGTACGGCGTGCTGCGTCCGATGGTGGCCAGCGGCATCGCGCTCCCCGAGAACCCCGAGGACCTGATCCTGCCGGGCCGGGGCGTCCCGGCGACGGGGGTCGGGGCGCTGCCCGAGGAGGCTCAGGTCTGCTCGTGCAACGACGTCAGCAAGGGCGAGATCGTGGGCGCGGTGCGCGACGGCGTGACCGGGCCCGACGGCGAGCCGCACCGGTGCGAGGACGTCGCCGACGTCAAGCGCTGCACCGGCGCAGGCACCACCTGCGGCTCCTGCGTCGGGACCGTCAAGGCGCTCGTCGAGGACCACCTCGCCTCCGTCGGCAAGGAGGTCGACCGCAGCCTGTGCGAGCACTTCGCGCTGTCCCGGCAGGACGTCTTCGACCTCGTGGTCGTGCACGACTACCGCACCTTCGACGCCCTGGTCGAGGCGCACGGATCGGGTCGCGGGTGCGACGTCTGCAAGCCGGTCGTCGCCTCGGTGCTGGCCAGCCGCTTCCACGGCCACGTCCTCGAGGGCGCCACCGGCAGCCTCCAGGACACCAACGACGCGTTCCTGGCCAACATCCAGCGCAACGGGACGTACTCCGTCATGCCCCGGATCGCGGGCGGTGAGGTCACTCCGGAGAAGCTGATCGTGCTCGGCGAGGTGGCGCGCGACTTCGGGCTCTACACCAAGATCACCGGGGGGCAGCGGATCGACCTGTTCGGAGCCCGGGTCGAGCAGCTGCCGGTGATCTGGCGGCGTCTCGTCGACGCCGGATTCGAGTCCGGTCACGCCTACGGCAAGTCGCTGCGAACCGTGAAGTCCTGCGTCGGGTCGACCTGGTGCCGCTACGGCGTGCAGGACTCCACGTCGATGGCGATCGCCCTGGAGCTGCGCTACCGGGGGCTCCGCTCGCCGCACAAGATCAAGGGCGGGGTCAGCGGCTGCGCCCGCGAGTGCGCCGAGGCGCGCTCCAAGGACTTCGGGGTGATCGCGACCGAGAAGGGCTGGAACCTCTACGTCGGCGGCAACGGCGGCGCGACGCCCGTGCACGCACGGCTGCTCGCCGGGGACCTCGACGACGAGACGCTCGTGCGCTACCTGGACCGCTACCTCATGTACTACATCCGCACCGCCGACCGGCTCCAGCGCACCGCACCGTGGGTGGAGTCCCTCGACGGTGGTCTCGACCGGGTCCGGGCCGTGGTGGTCGACGACGAGCTGGGTCTGGGCGCCGAGCTGGAGGCCGACATGGCCGAGCACGTCGACGCCTACTTCGACGAGTGGAAGGCCACCCTGGAGGACCCCGAGAAGCTCGCCCGCTTCGTCTCCTTCGTCAACGCCCCCGACCTGCCGGACCCGAGCATCTCCTTCGACGTCGAGCGCGACCAGGTCCGACCCCGCGACCCTGCGGCCGCGGCGGCGGGGCCGGTCGACCTCGGCGCCACGATCCCGGTGGGCGTCCGGTGA
- a CDS encoding phage holin family protein: protein MANTPVKDTEPTIGRLVSDASRDISGLISSEIALAKSELKVTVRSGGIGVAMFAAAAFVGVLAIIMLSIAIAFFINWNGDGLALHWAFLIVFGFYLLVAGGLGLIGYKKLQKVGPPERAIAQGREIPKALKGKR, encoded by the coding sequence ATGGCCAACACCCCGGTGAAGGACACCGAGCCGACCATCGGTCGCCTCGTCTCCGACGCCAGCCGCGACATCTCGGGCCTGATCTCCTCGGAGATCGCCCTGGCCAAGTCGGAGCTGAAGGTCACCGTCCGCTCGGGCGGGATCGGCGTCGCCATGTTCGCCGCCGCCGCGTTCGTCGGCGTGCTGGCGATCATCATGCTCTCGATCGCGATCGCGTTCTTCATCAACTGGAACGGCGACGGCCTGGCCCTGCACTGGGCCTTCCTGATCGTCTTCGGCTTCTACCTGCTGGTCGCCGGCGGCCTGGGCCTGATCGGGTACAAGAAGCTCCAGAAGGTCGGGCCCCCTGAGCGCGCGATCGCCCAGGGCCGCGAGATCCCCAAGGCTCTCAAGGGCAAGCGCTGA
- a CDS encoding uroporphyrinogen-III synthase, with amino-acid sequence MTDAPTGSTAPLAGYHVGVTAARKVEEQVALIERRGAAVHWAPALSLDPNQVDDAQLRPATEQVIADPPDMVLVTTGIGMRAWLAAAAEWGLREDLVAAIKPAEILARGPKSVGALRGAGLRELWSPESELFEDVLDHLRGRDLAGLRILVQEHGQSLSMVAHALRRQGAEVTVVTVYRVAGAEDPTPMFQLVDRVADGELDAVTFTSAPAVAALMEAAGSTGRRDELISAFQADVLAVCVGPVTAAAFEMWGVPTVYPERSRLAAMVKLLETELPSRREGLLLDLETGQQLLLHGDAVLLDGAEVKLSPAPAAVLQALVANPGNVVPRRALLAMLPSGTAGSEHAVEMAVARLRATIGTRSVQTVVKRGYRLGVPR; translated from the coding sequence GTGACGGACGCCCCGACCGGGTCGACGGCGCCGCTGGCCGGCTACCACGTCGGCGTCACGGCGGCCCGCAAGGTCGAGGAGCAGGTGGCCCTGATCGAGCGTCGTGGGGCGGCGGTGCACTGGGCGCCGGCGCTGTCGCTGGACCCCAACCAGGTCGACGACGCCCAGCTGCGGCCGGCCACCGAGCAGGTGATCGCGGACCCGCCCGACATGGTGCTGGTCACCACCGGCATCGGGATGCGGGCCTGGCTGGCCGCCGCCGCCGAGTGGGGGCTGCGCGAGGACCTCGTCGCCGCGATCAAGCCCGCCGAGATCCTCGCCCGGGGGCCCAAGAGCGTCGGCGCGCTGCGCGGTGCCGGCCTGCGCGAGCTGTGGTCGCCCGAGTCGGAGCTGTTCGAGGACGTGCTCGACCACCTGCGCGGACGCGACCTGGCCGGGCTGCGGATCCTGGTGCAGGAGCACGGGCAGTCGCTGTCGATGGTCGCCCACGCGCTGCGCCGCCAGGGCGCGGAGGTCACCGTGGTCACCGTGTACCGGGTGGCCGGCGCCGAGGACCCCACCCCGATGTTCCAGCTCGTCGACCGCGTCGCCGACGGGGAGCTGGACGCGGTCACCTTCACCTCCGCACCGGCCGTCGCGGCCCTGATGGAGGCCGCCGGCTCGACCGGGCGCCGCGACGAGCTGATCAGCGCCTTCCAGGCCGACGTCCTCGCGGTCTGCGTCGGCCCGGTCACCGCGGCGGCGTTCGAGATGTGGGGCGTGCCGACGGTCTACCCGGAGCGGTCCCGGCTCGCGGCGATGGTCAAGCTGCTGGAGACCGAGCTGCCCTCGCGTCGCGAGGGGTTGCTGCTCGACCTCGAGACCGGCCAGCAGCTGCTGCTCCACGGCGACGCGGTGCTGCTCGACGGCGCCGAGGTCAAGCTCTCCCCGGCGCCGGCCGCGGTCCTCCAGGCGCTGGTGGCCAACCCCGGCAACGTCGTCCCCCGCCGCGCCCTGCTGGCGATGCTGCCCTCCGGGACCGCCGGCTCCGAGCACGCCGTCGAGATGGCGGTGGCCCGACTGCGTGCCACGATCGGCACCCGCAGCGTGCAGACGGTGGTCAAGCGGGGCTACCGGCTGGGCGTCCCCCGCTGA
- a CDS encoding DUF485 domain-containing protein — translation MSQEADTPPGTAARHDPVYDEIHDRPEFIELRKRYRGFVLPATVVFLAWFLLYVVMSNWASGFMAHRLVGNINVALVFGLLQFVTTFGIAFLYARFSVAKLDPLAEQLNAEYEKGKRA, via the coding sequence ATGAGCCAAGAAGCCGACACCCCACCGGGCACAGCCGCCCGGCACGACCCCGTCTACGACGAGATCCACGACCGCCCCGAGTTCATCGAGCTGCGCAAGCGCTACCGGGGCTTCGTGCTGCCCGCCACGGTGGTCTTCCTGGCCTGGTTCCTGCTCTACGTCGTGATGTCGAACTGGGCGTCCGGCTTCATGGCCCACCGGCTGGTGGGCAACATCAACGTCGCCCTCGTCTTCGGGCTCCTCCAGTTCGTGACCACCTTCGGCATCGCGTTCCTCTACGCCCGGTTCTCCGTGGCGAAGCTGGACCCGCTGGCCGAGCAGCTGAACGCCGAGTACGAGAAGGGCAAGCGCGCATGA
- a CDS encoding cation acetate symporter codes for MNDQVLTTVLFLSVVALTIFITIRASRSTEGTSDFYAGGRSFSPIQNGLAIGGDYMSAASFLGISGIIALSGYDGFLYSIGFLVAWLVALLLVAEMLRNSGRYTMADQLAFRMRRRPVRLAAATSTVVVSIFYLLAQMVGAGTLVALLLGVDNQAIKNIVIFGVGALMIFYVTVGGMKGTTWVQIIKAVLLMVGSALIVVLVLAQFSFNISDLLGQAATNSGAGSAFLEPGLKYGGSLTSKLDFVSLGLALVLGTAGLPHILIRFYTVPTARDARKSVLWAIGLIGVFYLFTLILGFGAAALLDTSTLDPAGNLAAPRLAEEVGGGAGTTGGAILLALIAAVAFATILAVVAGLTLTSSASVAHDVYNNVFKKGMATEKEEIRVTRIAAAGIGLVAILLAIPAQNLNIAFLVALAFAVAASANLPTILLNIFWRRFNTRGALWSIYGGLVASIGLVIFSPVMSGKTDPTSGENLSLLPAGIDISWFPLENPGLVSIPLGFLFGIIGALSSREPAAEDRYTELEVRALTGAGSEKAISH; via the coding sequence ATGAACGACCAGGTCCTGACCACCGTCCTGTTCCTGAGCGTCGTGGCGCTCACCATCTTCATCACCATCCGCGCCAGCCGCTCCACCGAGGGCACCTCGGACTTCTACGCCGGCGGCCGCAGCTTCTCCCCGATCCAGAACGGCCTGGCCATCGGCGGCGACTACATGTCGGCGGCGTCCTTCCTGGGCATCTCCGGGATCATCGCGCTGTCGGGCTACGACGGCTTCCTCTACTCGATCGGCTTCCTGGTCGCCTGGCTGGTGGCGCTGCTCCTGGTCGCGGAGATGCTGCGCAACTCCGGTCGCTACACGATGGCCGACCAGCTCGCCTTCCGGATGCGTCGCCGCCCGGTCCGCCTCGCCGCCGCGACGTCGACGGTCGTGGTCTCGATCTTCTACCTGCTCGCCCAGATGGTCGGTGCGGGCACGCTCGTCGCGCTGCTCCTCGGCGTCGACAACCAGGCGATCAAGAACATCGTCATCTTCGGCGTCGGCGCCCTGATGATCTTCTACGTCACCGTCGGCGGCATGAAGGGCACGACCTGGGTGCAGATCATCAAGGCCGTGCTGCTGATGGTCGGCTCCGCGCTGATCGTGGTGCTGGTGCTGGCCCAGTTCAGCTTCAACATCTCCGACCTGCTCGGCCAGGCCGCCACGAACTCCGGCGCCGGCTCCGCGTTCCTCGAGCCCGGCCTGAAGTACGGCGGCAGCCTCACCAGCAAGCTGGACTTCGTCAGCCTCGGCCTCGCGCTGGTGCTCGGCACGGCCGGTCTGCCGCACATCCTGATCCGCTTCTACACGGTCCCGACCGCGCGGGACGCCCGCAAGTCGGTGCTGTGGGCCATCGGGCTGATCGGCGTGTTCTACCTCTTCACCCTGATCCTGGGCTTCGGCGCCGCGGCGCTGCTCGACACCAGCACGCTCGACCCGGCCGGCAACCTCGCCGCACCCCGCCTGGCCGAGGAGGTGGGCGGTGGAGCCGGCACGACCGGCGGCGCCATCCTGCTCGCCCTGATCGCGGCGGTCGCCTTCGCCACCATCCTGGCCGTCGTCGCCGGCCTGACGCTGACGTCGTCGGCGTCGGTGGCGCACGACGTCTACAACAACGTGTTCAAGAAGGGGATGGCCACCGAGAAGGAGGAGATCCGGGTGACCCGGATCGCTGCGGCCGGCATCGGCCTGGTGGCGATCCTCCTGGCCATCCCGGCCCAGAACCTGAACATCGCGTTCCTGGTGGCGCTGGCCTTCGCCGTCGCCGCGTCGGCGAACCTGCCGACGATCCTGCTCAACATCTTCTGGCGCCGGTTCAACACCCGGGGCGCCCTGTGGAGCATCTACGGCGGGCTCGTCGCCAGCATCGGGCTGGTGATCTTCTCCCCGGTGATGTCGGGCAAGACCGACCCGACCTCGGGCGAGAACCTCTCCCTGCTGCCCGCCGGGATCGACATCTCCTGGTTCCCGCTGGAGAACCCGGGCCTGGTCTCGATCCCGCTCGGCTTCCTCTTCGGCATCATCGGTGCCCTCAGCAGCCGCGAGCCGGCCGCCGAGGACCGCTACACCGAGCTCGAGGTGCGCGCGCTGACCGGCGCGGGCTCCGAGAAGGCGATCAGCCACTGA
- the acs gene encoding acetate--CoA ligase, translating to MSEQTLSNLLKEDRRFEPPADLAEHANLTAEAYERADADYEAFWAEQAGRLSWETPFERVLDWDDAPFAKWFVGGRINAAYNCVDRHVEAGHGDRVALHFVGEPVDDTRDLTYAQLKDEVSQAANALTALGVETGDRVAIYMPMIPEAVIAMLACARIGAPHTVVFGGFSSDALATRLADCKAKAIVTADGGYRRGAPSALKPAVDEARAKAASNGHDVSKVLVVQRTGQDLETWDDDVDVWWHDAVGSASTEHACEFFDAEHPLFVMYTSGTTGKPKGILHTTGGYLTGSAYTHWAVFDLKPETDVYWCTADIGWITGHSYITYGPMANGATQVLYEGTPDSPERGRWWDIIEKYGVTLFYTAPTAIRSFMKQGREIPDGRDLSSLRLLGSVGEPINPEAYVWYRHVIGADKTPVVDTWWQTETGSIMISPLPGVTHGKPGSAMIPIPGISAEVVDDEGNPVPDGSGGLLVLTKPWPSMLRTIYGDDERYVDTYWSRFRKQGYYFAGDGAKKDTDGDLWVLGRVDDVMNVSGHRLSTTEIESALVSHPKVAEAAVVGAQDEDTGQAVCAFVILTDEAGDGGKDIVEDLRNHVRKEIGPIAKPRQVMVVAELPKTRSGKIMRRLLKDVAENREVGDVTTLADSSVMDLISKGSKASSDE from the coding sequence GTGAGCGAGCAGACCCTGTCCAACCTGCTGAAGGAGGACCGGCGGTTCGAGCCGCCGGCCGACCTCGCCGAGCACGCCAACCTCACCGCCGAGGCCTACGAGCGGGCCGACGCCGACTACGAGGCCTTCTGGGCCGAGCAGGCCGGGCGGCTGTCCTGGGAGACGCCCTTCGAGCGCGTCCTGGACTGGGACGACGCCCCCTTCGCGAAGTGGTTCGTCGGCGGCCGGATCAACGCCGCCTACAACTGCGTCGACCGCCACGTCGAGGCCGGCCACGGCGACCGCGTCGCCCTGCACTTCGTCGGCGAGCCCGTCGACGACACCCGCGACCTCACCTACGCCCAGCTGAAGGACGAGGTCTCGCAGGCCGCGAACGCGCTGACGGCGCTCGGGGTCGAGACCGGGGACCGCGTCGCAATCTACATGCCGATGATCCCGGAGGCCGTGATCGCGATGCTGGCCTGCGCCCGGATCGGCGCCCCGCACACCGTCGTCTTCGGCGGCTTCTCCTCCGACGCCCTGGCCACCCGCCTGGCCGACTGCAAGGCGAAGGCGATCGTGACCGCCGACGGCGGCTACCGCCGCGGCGCCCCCTCGGCCCTCAAGCCCGCCGTCGACGAGGCCCGCGCCAAGGCCGCCAGCAACGGCCACGACGTGAGCAAGGTCCTCGTCGTGCAGCGCACCGGCCAGGACCTCGAGACGTGGGACGACGACGTCGACGTCTGGTGGCACGACGCGGTCGGCTCGGCCTCCACCGAGCACGCCTGCGAGTTCTTCGACGCCGAGCACCCGCTCTTCGTCATGTACACCTCCGGAACCACCGGCAAGCCCAAGGGCATCCTGCACACCACCGGTGGCTACCTGACCGGCTCGGCCTACACCCACTGGGCGGTCTTCGACCTCAAGCCGGAGACCGACGTCTACTGGTGCACCGCCGACATCGGCTGGATCACCGGGCACAGCTACATCACCTACGGCCCGATGGCGAACGGCGCCACCCAGGTGCTCTACGAGGGCACCCCCGACAGCCCCGAGCGGGGCCGGTGGTGGGACATCATCGAGAAGTACGGCGTCACCCTCTTCTACACCGCCCCGACCGCGATCCGCTCCTTCATGAAGCAGGGCCGCGAGATCCCCGACGGGCGCGACCTGTCCTCGCTGCGGCTGCTCGGCTCGGTGGGCGAGCCGATCAACCCCGAGGCGTACGTCTGGTACCGCCACGTCATCGGCGCCGACAAGACCCCCGTGGTCGACACCTGGTGGCAGACCGAGACCGGCTCGATCATGATCAGCCCGCTGCCCGGCGTCACCCACGGCAAGCCGGGATCGGCGATGATCCCGATCCCGGGCATCTCGGCCGAGGTCGTCGACGACGAGGGCAACCCCGTCCCCGACGGGTCGGGCGGGTTGCTGGTGCTGACCAAGCCGTGGCCCTCGATGCTGCGCACCATCTACGGCGACGACGAGCGCTACGTCGACACCTACTGGTCGCGCTTCCGCAAGCAGGGCTACTACTTCGCCGGCGACGGCGCCAAGAAGGACACCGACGGCGACCTGTGGGTGCTCGGTCGCGTCGACGACGTCATGAACGTCTCCGGGCACCGGCTGTCCACGACCGAGATCGAGTCCGCCCTGGTCTCGCACCCGAAGGTCGCCGAGGCGGCCGTGGTCGGCGCCCAGGACGAGGACACCGGCCAGGCGGTGTGCGCGTTCGTGATCCTGACCGACGAGGCCGGCGACGGCGGCAAGGACATCGTCGAGGACCTCCGCAACCACGTCCGCAAGGAGATCGGGCCGATCGCCAAGCCGCGCCAGGTGATGGTCGTGGCCGAGCTGCCCAAGACCCGCTCGGGCAAGATCATGCGCCGCCTGCTCAAGGACGTGGCCGAGAACCGGGAGGTCGGCGACGTCACCACGCTGGCCGACTCCTCGGTGATGGACCTGATCAGCAAGGGCTCGAAGGCCTCCTCGGACGAGTGA
- the nhaA gene encoding Na+/H+ antiporter NhaA → MSPDQPDLSPAARREPAPGPDHAQAESEHHAEQDRLFSRGSFLESSRIAGVLRAETTGGMLLIAGALVAIIWANTPWAEYYTAARDYVIGPESLHLDLSIGTWAADGLLAIFFFVVGLELKREFVAGDLRDPKRAALPIAAAVGGMIAPALIFVAWNLGSNGALEGWAIPTATDIAFAVAILAVISTHLPTGLRTFLLTLAVVDDLLAITIIAIFYTDELQPLFLALALVPIAVFGLLVQKRFRQVWLLVPLALVAWVLVHESGVHATVAGVLLGFTVPVLRKDGQDGPGLAEHLEHLVRPISAGIAVPVFAFFAAGVTVGGLSGLVESLKDPVALGILTGLVVGKTVGITGASWLFARFTKADLDDELSWVDVIGVSMLAGIGFTVSLLIGELAFGQGSERDEHVKVGVLLGSVTAALLATVVLRARNKVYKRVEEKETRDDDRDGIPDVYQTGDADPATPPA, encoded by the coding sequence ATGAGCCCCGACCAGCCCGATCTCTCCCCCGCCGCCCGGCGGGAGCCGGCCCCCGGACCGGACCACGCCCAGGCCGAGTCCGAGCACCACGCCGAGCAGGACCGCCTGTTCTCCCGCGGGTCCTTCCTGGAGAGCTCCCGCATCGCCGGAGTCCTCCGGGCCGAGACCACCGGTGGGATGCTGCTCATCGCCGGTGCCCTCGTCGCGATCATCTGGGCGAACACCCCCTGGGCGGAGTACTACACCGCCGCCCGCGACTACGTGATCGGTCCGGAGTCGCTGCACCTCGACCTCAGCATCGGCACCTGGGCAGCCGACGGGCTGCTGGCGATCTTCTTCTTCGTCGTCGGTCTCGAGCTGAAGCGCGAGTTCGTCGCCGGCGACCTGCGCGACCCCAAGCGGGCCGCGCTCCCGATCGCCGCGGCCGTGGGCGGCATGATCGCCCCGGCCCTGATCTTCGTGGCCTGGAACCTCGGTTCGAACGGCGCCCTCGAGGGGTGGGCGATCCCCACCGCGACCGACATCGCCTTCGCCGTCGCCATCCTCGCGGTGATCTCGACCCACCTGCCCACGGGCCTGCGCACCTTCCTGCTGACCCTCGCCGTCGTCGACGACCTGCTGGCCATCACGATCATCGCGATCTTCTACACCGACGAGCTGCAGCCGCTGTTCCTGGCGCTGGCGCTGGTGCCGATCGCCGTCTTCGGCCTGCTGGTGCAGAAGCGCTTCCGCCAGGTCTGGCTGCTGGTCCCGCTGGCCCTGGTCGCGTGGGTGCTGGTGCACGAGTCCGGTGTCCACGCCACCGTCGCGGGGGTGCTGCTCGGCTTCACCGTGCCGGTCCTGCGCAAGGACGGTCAGGACGGCCCCGGCCTGGCCGAGCACCTCGAGCACCTCGTCCGCCCGATCTCGGCCGGGATCGCGGTCCCCGTCTTCGCCTTCTTCGCCGCCGGGGTCACCGTCGGCGGGCTGTCCGGCCTGGTCGAGTCGCTGAAGGACCCCGTCGCCCTGGGCATCCTGACCGGGCTCGTGGTCGGCAAGACCGTCGGCATCACCGGCGCCTCGTGGCTCTTCGCCCGCTTCACCAAGGCCGACCTCGACGACGAGCTGTCCTGGGTCGACGTCATCGGCGTCTCGATGCTCGCCGGCATCGGGTTCACCGTCTCCCTGCTGATCGGCGAGCTGGCCTTCGGGCAGGGCAGCGAGCGCGACGAGCACGTCAAGGTCGGCGTCCTGCTCGGCTCGGTCACCGCGGCGCTGCTGGCCACCGTCGTGCTGCGTGCGCGCAACAAGGTCTACAAGCGGGTCGAGGAGAAGGAGACCCGCGACGACGACCGCGACGGCATCCCCGACGTCTACCAGACCGGGGACGCCGACCCCGCGACTCCCCCGGCCTGA